One Dehalococcoidia bacterium DNA window includes the following coding sequences:
- the prfA gene encoding peptide chain release factor 1, translating into MLDRLAQLEKRFNDIELEMASPDVVSNVKRLQELAQERAGIEDVVNLYRQYKSTEKQMEEARSMLDTETDEDMRTLAKQELMTLQVTLEGLLASLKSALLPRDTNDERDVIVEIRAGAGGDEAGLFAADLFRMYSRYALNRGWNVEVIDRSESAIGSIKEIIFEVKGKGAFSRFKYERGVHRVQRVPSTEAGGRIHTSTATVAVLPEAKDVEIDVSPSDLRIDIFHSGGAGGQNVNKVSTAVRLTHLPTGLVVVCQDERSQLRNRQKAMAVLKTRLLDAERMKQEGEISAERRGQVGTGDRAEKIRTYNFPQDRVTDHRIGITMHNLPKLMEGGLDDLIDAVAASEQAKALESDLV; encoded by the coding sequence ATGTTAGACCGTCTGGCCCAACTTGAAAAACGCTTTAACGACATAGAACTGGAAATGGCCAGCCCGGATGTCGTTTCGAACGTAAAACGCCTGCAGGAACTGGCGCAGGAACGCGCCGGCATCGAGGACGTTGTGAATCTCTACCGGCAATACAAATCCACCGAAAAGCAAATGGAGGAAGCGCGCTCCATGCTCGATACTGAAACCGACGAAGATATGCGGACGCTGGCCAAGCAAGAGCTGATGACACTCCAGGTGACGCTGGAAGGGTTGCTGGCCTCGCTTAAGTCGGCACTGCTTCCCCGCGATACCAACGACGAGCGCGACGTCATCGTGGAAATACGCGCCGGCGCCGGCGGTGACGAGGCCGGTCTTTTCGCCGCCGACCTCTTCCGCATGTACAGCCGCTACGCCCTCAACCGCGGCTGGAACGTCGAGGTCATCGACCGCAGCGAATCGGCCATCGGCAGCATCAAGGAAATCATATTCGAGGTCAAGGGCAAAGGCGCCTTCTCGCGCTTCAAATACGAGCGCGGCGTGCACCGCGTCCAGCGCGTCCCCAGCACGGAGGCCGGCGGGCGCATCCACACCTCCACGGCCACGGTGGCGGTGCTCCCCGAAGCCAAGGACGTTGAAATTGACGTGAGTCCGAGCGACCTGCGCATTGACATCTTCCACTCGGGCGGGGCCGGCGGGCAGAACGTCAACAAGGTTTCCACGGCGGTGCGCCTGACTCATCTCCCCACCGGGCTGGTGGTGGTATGCCAGGACGAGCGCTCGCAGTTGCGCAACCGCCAGAAGGCTATGGCCGTGCTTAAAACCAGACTGCTCGACGCTGAGCGAATGAAACAGGAAGGCGAGATAAGCGCCGAGCGCCGCGGTCAGGTGGGCACGGGCGATCGAGCCGAAAAGATACGCACCTATAACTTTCCGCAGGACCGCGTTACCGACCACCGCATCGGTATCACCATGCACAATCTGCCGAAACTCATGGAGGGCGGCCTGGACGACCTGATAGACGCCGTGGCTGCCAGCGAGCAGGCCAAGGCGCTCGAATCCGATCTGGTATGA
- a CDS encoding NDP-sugar synthase has protein sequence MKAVILAGGLGTRLRPLTYNTPKSLVPVLNRPFLEHVLLWLKKHGVDEAILALSHLAPPVEDCFGDGSRLGIKISYVLEKSALGTAGAVKNAAELVVGSFFVLNGDIFSDLDFSAMLAFHRQNQARATIALTPVDNPTHYGLIETDSRSRVTRFLEKPRPEEVTTNMINAGTYVLEPGVLDMIPPSQEYSFERQLFPSMLAGGDAVYAFPSSGYWIDIGNPEKYRQLNFDLLSGKGGQYGFNHGHEIITGRGCRIHPTAILKGPLLVGDNCSIGKEAVIIGPTVIGSGCLIEDAATISASVIWQNVTIGNGSRFMSSIAANGCHLQAGSEAIRAVLGDNVTISRGYKLEPGARVEPGKTIG, from the coding sequence ATGAAAGCCGTTATTCTGGCGGGTGGCCTGGGTACCAGACTCCGGCCGCTCACATACAATACCCCCAAATCTCTGGTGCCGGTGCTGAACAGGCCGTTCCTGGAGCATGTCCTGCTATGGTTGAAGAAACATGGTGTCGATGAGGCTATACTGGCTTTAAGCCATCTGGCCCCTCCTGTCGAGGATTGCTTTGGAGACGGCAGCCGGCTGGGGATAAAAATCAGCTATGTTCTGGAAAAATCGGCTCTGGGAACAGCCGGGGCGGTAAAAAACGCGGCGGAACTGGTTGTAGGCAGCTTCTTCGTGCTTAACGGTGACATATTTTCCGACCTGGACTTCAGCGCCATGCTGGCTTTCCATCGTCAGAACCAGGCCAGGGCTACCATCGCGCTTACTCCGGTGGACAACCCCACGCACTACGGCCTTATCGAGACGGACAGCCGGAGCAGAGTGACGCGCTTCCTGGAAAAGCCGCGTCCCGAAGAGGTGACCACCAACATGATAAACGCCGGCACCTATGTGCTGGAACCCGGCGTGTTGGATATGATACCCCCCTCGCAGGAATACAGTTTCGAGCGGCAGCTTTTTCCGTCCATGCTGGCGGGCGGGGACGCAGTTTACGCTTTCCCGTCTTCGGGTTACTGGATAGATATCGGCAACCCTGAAAAATACAGACAGCTTAATTTCGATTTGCTGTCCGGCAAAGGCGGCCAATATGGCTTTAACCACGGCCATGAAATTATTACCGGCCGCGGCTGCCGCATACACCCGACAGCCATTCTCAAAGGTCCCCTGCTGGTGGGCGATAACTGCTCTATCGGGAAAGAGGCGGTAATCATAGGTCCGACAGTCATCGGAAGCGGGTGCCTGATTGAGGATGCGGCGACGATTTCAGCTTCCGTTATCTGGCAAAACGTGACCATCGGAAATGGTTCTCGCTTTATGTCGAGCATCGCCGCCAATGGGTGCCACCTGCAGGCGGGCAGCGAAGCCATTCGGGCTGTACTGGGAGACAACGTCACTATATCTCGTGGGTATAAGCTGGAGCCCGGCGCGCGAGTCGAACCGGGCAAGACTATCGGGTAG
- a CDS encoding homoserine dehydrogenase encodes MENKTIGIGLMGLGVIGGQVARVLTERSGMLAEHAGFPLILRKIKVIESDLTRPQAQAMERSLFTIDEEEFFNTPGLDIIVEVIGGEHPAFEYQKRALKSGKHVVTANKEVIAKHGAELLALAAQNRVSLRYEASVGGGIPLIAPFQRDLIANRINGIYAIINGTTNFILSTMAREGTEFATALGQAQKLGYAETNPRNDLEGIDAAYKIAILATLAFRSRVRPDQVFHEGISRLSRRDFRYARELGFAIKLLAIAKQSDSEIEVRVHPVFIPADCFLAKVDGVYNAVQVDGDLTGQVTFLGKGAGALPTSSAVVADVVAAARHVASGQSGSTWQPGENKRLKPMSQIVTRYYIRMGVTDQPGVLAQIAFALGSHQISIASVIQKETEPDQTAEIVIMTHPAREEAMQAAFAEFKKLPVVKEVHNFVRVEA; translated from the coding sequence ATGGAAAACAAGACAATCGGCATAGGACTCATGGGGCTGGGAGTTATCGGCGGGCAGGTCGCCCGGGTGCTCACGGAGAGGTCGGGTATGCTGGCGGAGCATGCCGGTTTCCCGCTGATTCTGCGCAAGATTAAGGTTATCGAGAGCGACCTCACCAGGCCGCAGGCTCAGGCGATGGAACGCTCGCTCTTCACCATCGACGAGGAGGAATTTTTCAACACGCCTGGTTTGGACATCATCGTCGAGGTCATCGGCGGCGAACACCCGGCTTTCGAGTACCAGAAACGAGCATTAAAGAGCGGCAAGCACGTGGTGACCGCCAACAAGGAGGTCATCGCCAAACACGGGGCCGAGCTTCTGGCGCTGGCGGCTCAGAACAGAGTTAGCCTGCGTTACGAGGCCTCGGTAGGCGGCGGCATACCGCTTATCGCCCCATTCCAGCGCGACCTCATCGCCAACCGCATCAACGGTATTTACGCCATCATCAACGGCACCACCAACTTTATTTTAAGCACCATGGCCCGCGAGGGCACCGAGTTCGCCACAGCGCTCGGGCAAGCGCAAAAGCTGGGCTATGCCGAGACCAATCCCAGGAACGACCTCGAGGGCATCGATGCCGCTTACAAGATAGCCATACTGGCCACGCTGGCTTTCCGCAGCCGCGTCCGCCCCGACCAGGTTTTCCACGAGGGCATCTCGCGCCTTTCGCGACGCGATTTCCGCTACGCCCGCGAACTGGGTTTTGCCATCAAGCTGCTGGCTATCGCCAAGCAATCCGATTCCGAGATAGAGGTGCGCGTGCACCCGGTGTTTATACCGGCCGACTGTTTCCTGGCCAAAGTTGACGGCGTTTACAACGCCGTGCAGGTGGATGGCGACCTTACGGGGCAGGTAACCTTTCTGGGGAAGGGGGCGGGAGCCCTGCCGACCTCCAGCGCGGTTGTTGCCGACGTGGTGGCAGCCGCCCGGCACGTGGCATCCGGCCAATCGGGCTCTACATGGCAGCCCGGTGAAAACAAGCGCCTCAAGCCCATGTCGCAGATTGTCACAAGGTATTATATCCGCATGGGCGTCACCGACCAGCCAGGCGTGCTGGCGCAAATAGCCTTTGCGCTGGGTAGCCACCAGATAAGCATCGCTTCGGTCATCCAGAAGGAAACCGAACCAGACCAGACGGCTGAGATAGTCATCATGACACACCCGGCGCGCGAAGAGGCCATGCAGGCGGCCTTTGCCGAGTTCAAAAAGCTGCCTGTGGTTAAAGAAGTCCACAATTTTGTGCGCGTAGAGGCCTAG